Within Candidatus Methylomirabilota bacterium, the genomic segment GCGGCCTCGATGGCCGCCTTCAGGTGCATGTTGGCCTTGGGGTCGCCGCCGCCGCTGCGGGCGGCCACCGTGATCTCGCGCAGGATCTTCGAGAACAGCTTGCCGCGCTGGACGTCGGTCTTGGCCTTCTTCCGCTTGATCTGGGCCCAGCGAGAGTGTCCTGACATCGCCCTAACCTCCAATGGCGGCCCGCAGCCGCTTCACCCGCTCCAGGCGTAGCTCGCGTCGCGCCAGCGCCGCGTCCCAGCGCCGCCGCTCGGCCGGGGTCTCCGGCGTGAACGGCGGGCATGGACGCGGCCTTCGATCGGGCCCGAGGTGCACGAAGGCCAGAAAGGCCGTGCAGGCGTGGCGCACCTCGCCGGTCCAGGGCTTCTCCGCCAGGACCTTGACGCCGATCTCGAGCGAGGAGGTCCCGACATGATTCAACCCGGCTTTGAACGTGACCACCTCGCGCGTGAAGATGGGCGAGTAGAAGTCCATCGCGTCCAGGCACGCGGTCATCACCAGACCCCGGCAGTAGCGCATCGACAGGATCCCGCCCGCCTCGTCGAGCGCCCGCAGCATCTTGCCGGGGAACAGCATGTTGCCGAACAGCGCGTCCTCGGGGAGCACGGGGCGCACCGACTCGAACCGCCACCTGATGTCGTCGTCACTCCCGGTGTCGCTGACGCGCGCCGCCTTCTGGGCGAAGCGGACCAGACGCTGCTGGCGCCGCCGGCGGGCGGCCTCGACGAGCGCCTCCTCGGCCGTGTCGGCCGGCGCGATCTTGTGAGGGACGGATCGCGGACGGGCGTCCTCGTCCACGCTGACGAAGACCAGATGCGAGTTCAGGGTGACGCTGCGCTCACCGGTGGCGACGTTCTCCGCCCACACCCGTACCCCCACCTCCAGCGAGGTGCGCCCCACGTATTCCACCTGAGCGCGCAGGATAGCGATCTCGCCCACCTTGACGGGATGGAGGAAGTCGATGTCGTCCATCGCCCCCAGTACGGCGTTGCCGCGGGCCAGGCGCGCCGCCGCCAGCGTGCCGGCCTCGGTGATCCACTCCATCATCCGGCCGCCGTGGATCTGCCCGGGCGCCCCCGCATGTTCGGGGAACACCCAGTGGATCTTCTCGACGGTGGTCTCCGCGATCGCCGGCATACGGTTCCTGAAAGACGGGAGCCCCCAAGCGGGGGCACGGCCCTTTGTAACACGGGCACGCGCGCCCACGCAATCGCCGGCGGGCGTCCTTGACAGGGCCGGGGTCGGGACCTATAGTCCCGCGCGTCGTCGTCCCTTCCCGGACGCGGTCCGCCAGCATCGCGTCAACCCCTGACCCGCTCGCGCGCACGACGGAGGACAGAACAATGGACGGCCTGGCCGGGCGCGAAGCTCCGCATCGTCGCGACGTCCTCAAGCTCGGCGCCACCGCCCTCACCGCGGCGACCGTGGGCGGGCCCATCCGACTCCCGACTCCGGCCGAGGCCCAAACGCCGAAGCGGGGCGGGGTCTTCCGAGTCCGCGGGGAGGACGCCGCGACCGGGTTCGACCCCCACCTGACGGTCAACCACCATGCCTGGTCGCTCGGGCACGGGGCCCCGAACCCCACCGTCCCGGCCGCGCTGAGGGAATGGTCGATTCCCATCGACCAGCTCTCCCCGGAGGGCCGCCGGCTGTACGAGCAGAACCTCCCCGAGGCCAAGCGCCTGCTGGCTGATGCTGGCCATCTCCGCGGCCTCAAGGTCCCCCCCGGGAGGCGACCCTCGGCTGGAGCCCGGACTATGCGGACGCGCTCCAGATCACCATGCGGAACTGGAAGTCAGCCGGCATCGAGGCGGAGCTGAAGCAGAAGGAGTTCGGGGCCTACATGGCCAGCACCATCTACGGGAAGTTCGACCGGGCGGGTCACGGCGTGCGGGGGGGGGACCCCCCGTCGCCGACCTGTTTCTCTATCTCGCCCACCTGCCCGGCCAGCCCCTCAACTCCTCGGGCGTCAACGATCCGAAGCTGTCGGAAATGATCCAGCTGCAGCGCCGGACCTTCGATGTGGGCCGGCGCCGCGAGATCGTCTACGACATCCAGCGCTATCTGGCCGAGCAGGTCTATTACCACTACGGGCCATCGGTCAGCTCGATGGCGGCCTGGGAACCGTATGTGAAGAACCT encodes:
- a CDS encoding hotdog domain-containing protein — its product is MPAIAETTVEKIHWVFPEHAGAPGQIHGGRMMEWITEAGTLAAARLARGNAVLGAMDDIDFLHPVKVGEIAILRAQVEYVGRTSLEVGVRVWAENVATGERSVTLNSHLVFVSVDEDARPRSVPHKIAPADTAEEALVEAARRRRQQRLVRFAQKAARVSDTGSDDDIRWRFESVRPVLPEDALFGNMLFPGKMLRALDEAGGILSMRYCRGLVMTACLDAMDFYSPIFTREVVTFKAGLNHVGTSSLEIGVKVLAEKPWTGEVRHACTAFLAFVHLGPDRRPRPCPPFTPETPAERRRWDAALARRELRLERVKRLRAAIGG
- a CDS encoding twin-arginine translocation signal domain-containing protein translates to MDGLAGREAPHRRDVLKLGATALTAATVGGPIRLPTPAEAQTPKRGGVFRVRGEDAATGFDPHLTVNHHAWSLGHGAPNPTVPAALREWSIPIDQLSPEGRRLYEQNLPEAKRLLADAGHLRGLKVPPGRRPSAGARTMRTRSRSPCGTGSQPASRRS